One Euphorbia lathyris chromosome 1, ddEupLath1.1, whole genome shotgun sequence DNA segment encodes these proteins:
- the LOC136204066 gene encoding uncharacterized protein isoform X3: MCAYLPRISRPWATFRGSRRALRTSFCYLNTTLVALCLTSSCYWKLPAVNAIMLLAIITLLENFQRWRRNLNLCHGCLKSIAEQLCN; this comes from the exons ATGTGTGCATATCTGCCAAGAATTTCAAGGCCTT GGGCCACCTTTAGAGGTTCCAGAAGAGCACTGAGAACAAGTTTCTGCTATCTTAATACAA CGTTGGTGGCTCTCTGCCTCACCAGTTCATGTTATTGGAAGCTACCAG CAGTCAATGCTATAATGCTTCTTGCTATAATTAC CTTGCTGGAGAACTTTCAAAGGTGGAGGAGAAACTTGAATCTCTGTCATGGCTGCCTGAAGAGCATAGCAGAACAGCTTTGCAATTa A
- the LOC136204066 gene encoding uncharacterized protein isoform X4, protein MCAYLPRISRPWATFRGSRRALRTSFCYLNTTLVALCLTSSCYWKLPVNAIMLLAIITLLENFQRWRRNLNLCHGCLKSIAEQLCN, encoded by the exons ATGTGTGCATATCTGCCAAGAATTTCAAGGCCTT GGGCCACCTTTAGAGGTTCCAGAAGAGCACTGAGAACAAGTTTCTGCTATCTTAATACAA CGTTGGTGGCTCTCTGCCTCACCAGTTCATGTTATTGGAAGCTACCAG TCAATGCTATAATGCTTCTTGCTATAATTAC CTTGCTGGAGAACTTTCAAAGGTGGAGGAGAAACTTGAATCTCTGTCATGGCTGCCTGAAGAGCATAGCAGAACAGCTTTGCAATTa A
- the LOC136204066 gene encoding uncharacterized protein isoform X1 — protein MLPILIHGSLTCGYCSSMYVTFHLSTLLNLFSFACLSSQCYNASCYNYLAGELSKVEEKLESLSWLPEEHSRTALQLSLEIYMTVGPYFPSRSKGIFKTPPH, from the exons ATGCTGCCAATTCTCATTCACGGGTCTCTTACTTGTGGTTATTGTTCATCTATGTATGTTACCTTTCATCTCTCTACATTACTAAATCTCTTTTCATTTGCTTGCCTCAGCAGTCAATGCTATAATGCTTCTTGCTATAATTAC CTTGCTGGAGAACTTTCAAAGGTGGAGGAGAAACTTGAATCTCTGTCATGGCTGCCTGAAGAGCATAGCAGAACAGCTTTGCAATTa AGCTTGGAGATATATATGACTGTGGGCCCTTATTTTCCCTCAAG ATCTAAAGGCATATTCAAGACACCGCCACACTAG
- the LOC136204124 gene encoding thioredoxin domain-containing protein PLP3B-like, whose product MDPDSVKSTLSNLAFGNVMAAAARDYQKEVLAQQKVQASSSMNEEVDLDELMDDPELEKLHADRIAALKKEVEKREALKNQGHGEYRVISEGDFLGEVTGSEKVICHFYHREFYRCKIIDKHLKALAPRHLDTKFIKLDAENAPFFVTKLGVKTLPCVILFRKGIAVDRVIGFQDLGGKDDFTTKALENLLIKKGIISEKKVNENDEDDYDESTRKTVRSSVYPDSDSD is encoded by the exons ATGGATCCTGATTCGGTGAAATCAACTTTGTCTAATTTGGCATTCGGCAATGTAATGGCAGCAGCAGCTCGCGATTATCAGAAG GAAGTGCTTGCTCAACAAAAGGTACAGGCATCAAGTTCTATGAACGAGGAGGTTGACCTCGATGAGTTGATGGAT GATCCTGAGCTGGAAAAACTACATGCAGACAGGATAGCAGCTCTCAAG AAAGAAGTTGAGAAGCGAGAAGCACTTAAGAATCAAGGACATGGGGAGTATAGGGTGATAAGTGAGGGAGATTTCTTGGGTGAAGTTACTGGCAGTGAGAAAGTTATTTGCCACTTTTACCACAGGGAGTTCTATCGATGCAA AATAATTGATAAGCATTTGAAGGCCCTTGCACCAAGGCATCTTGATACCAAGTTCATCAAGCTGGATGCAGAG AATGCACCATTTTTTGTTACCAAGCTTGGGGTCAAAACTTTGCCTTGTGTCATCCTCTTCAG GAAAGGGATTGCAGTTGATAGAGTGATCGGTTTTCAAGATTTGGGAGGAAAAGATGATTTCACAACAAAAGCACTAGAGAATCTGCTGATAAAGAAAG GTATCATAAGTGAGAAGAAAGTGAATGAAAATGATGAGGATGATTATGACGAAAGCACACGTAAGACAGTGAGATCATCTGTGTATCCTGACTCTGATTCCGATTGA